The following coding sequences are from one Lolium rigidum isolate FL_2022 chromosome 6, APGP_CSIRO_Lrig_0.1, whole genome shotgun sequence window:
- the LOC124667428 gene encoding uncharacterized protein LOC124667428 — MGAIQVASPSSSPASPSSSTIATSSRPAVLGGGRCTRLSRAQSSSSSLASWSVGIARRRPTVTRALSASIDSVGSHGGDDEEFLRRIQELAVGLHPGAGGCGWPASVERTASSVGLPLSLRMLKRKKQQRGGRWDERLVDRAGESGRGAVGRAFSSMVLIIRELQSFALQMRQAVFYEDMQSVLARVHAEMDASFVWLFQHIFAGTPALMVSVMLLLANFTVHSMGGHIAMAGSLPPPLPTVAAVAVLDAQHMEHESSLPDQLFDGTVSLNTLSIGRTTPSVDGNSGGGGKARPVAGATGDDRSDESAYRQSGAVLPEEQEVSQATPLGAAGAEETEDELAIWRRIADEATKMQASVRVEALMDPDILGQLVAPVEARLDTEDVAEYARTEQRYEMAVSEEPGNALLLANFAQFLYLVQRDHDRAEHYFQRAVQAEPADAETLGWYAAFLWKARNDLAAAEETYQEAIAAEPSNGHHAAAYAHFLWNTGGEDTCYPLD, encoded by the exons ATGGGCGCCATTCAGGTCgcatccccctcctcctccccggcgtCCCCTTCGTCGTCAACCATCGCGACCTCGTCGCGTCCTGCCGTTCTTGGCGGTGGCCGCTGCACGAGGCTGTCGAGAGCCCAGTCGTCCTCGTCATCGCTGGCGAGCTGGAGCGTCGGCATCGCGCGCCGGCGCCCGACGGTGACGCGCGCGCTCAGCGCCAGCATCGACAGCGTGGGGAGCCACGGCGGGGACGACGAGGAGTTCCTGCGGAGGATCCAGGAGCTGGCCGTGGGGCTGCACCCGGGCGCGGGGGGCTGCGGGTGGCCGGCGAGCGTGGAGCGTACCGCGAGCAGCGTCGGCCTGCCGCTGTCTCTACGGATGCTCAAGCGCAAGAAGCAGCAGCGTGGCGGGCGGTGGGACGAGCGGCTGGTGGACCGCGCCGGCGAGTCCGGGCGCGGCGCCGTGGGGCGCGCCTTCTCGTCCATGGTGCTCATCATCCGGGAGCTGCAGAGCTTCGCGCTGCAGATGCGGCAGGCGGTCTTCTACGAGGACATGCAGAGCGTGCTGGCGCGCGTGCACGCCGAGATGGACGCCTCCTTCGTGTGGCTGTTCCAGCACATCTTCGCGGGAACCCCGGCCCTCATGGTCTCCGTCATGCTCCTCCTCGCCAACTTCACCGTGCACTCCATGGGCGGCCACATCGCGATGGCCGGCAGCCTCCCGCCTCCCCTGCCGACCGTGGCGGCCGTCGCGGTGCTCGATGCCCAGCACATGGAGCACGAGTCGTCCCTTCCTGATCAGCTGTTCGACGGCACCGTCTCGCTGAACACGCTGTCTATTGGCCGCACCACGCCCTCGGTGGACGGGAACAGCGGGGGCGGCGGGAAGGCGCGGCCGGTCGCCGGGGCCACCGGCGACGACCGGTCGGACGAGTCCGCGTACCGGCAGAGCGGCGCGGTGCTGCCTGAGGAGCAGGAAGTGTCGCAGGCGACGCCGCTGGGGGCCGCTGGCGCGGAGGAGACGGAGGACGAGCTGGCCATCTGGAGGAGGATCGCCGACGAGGCGACAAAGATGCAGGCGAGCGTGCGGGTGGAGGCCCTGATGGACCCGGACATCCTGGGGCAGCTGGTGGCGCCGGTGGAGGCGAGGCTGGACACGGAGGACGTCGCCGAGTACGCCAGGACCGAGCAGCGGTACGAGATGGCCGTGTCCGAGGAGCCCGGCAACGCGCTGCTGCTCGCCAACTTCGCGCAGTTCCTGTACCTGGTGCAGCGCGACCACGACCG GGCGGAGCACTACTTCCAGCGGGCGGtgcaggcggagccggcggacGCGGAGACGCTGGGGTGGTACGCGGCGTTCCTGTGGAAGGCGCGCAACgacctggcggcggcggaggagacgtACCAGGAGGCCATCGCCGCCGAGCCCAGCAACGGGCACCACGCGGCGGCGTACGCGCACTTCCTCTGGAACACGGGCGGCGAGGACACGTGCTACCCCCTCGACTGA